A segment of the Methylomonas paludis genome:
CCCAGCAAGCCTTAATTTACGGCACTCGTCTGGTCGGCGGGGTTACCCCTGGTCGGGGAGGTACAACTCATCTGGATTTGCCGGTGTTTGATACCGTCAGACAAGTCGTAGCTGCAACTCAGGCCACTGCCAGCATGATTTATGTACCGCCGTTTTTGGCCGCAGATGCTATCTTAGAAGCCGTCGATGCCGGCATTGAATTGATTGTGTGCATCACCGAGGGTATCCCGGTGTTGGATATGCTTAAAGTCAAAGCCGCTATACAGGGTAGTCAATCATTACTGGTGGGGCCAAACTGTCCCGGCGTCATCACTCCCGGTCAATGTAAAATCGGCATTATGCCCGGACACATCCACACGCCCGGCAAAATCGGCATAGTGTCCCGCTCCGGGACTCTTACCTATGAGGCAGTGCATCAGACCACTCGTCAGGGTTTAGGTCAAAGTACCTGTGTCGGTATAGGCGGTGATCCGATACGCGGCATGAATTTTATCGACGTTTTAAGCCGTTTGCAGCAGGATGAACAGACCCAGGGTATCGTCATGGTGGGTGAAATCGGCGGTGGCGACGAGGAGCGCGCCGCTGAGTTTATCAAAGCCCACGTCAGCAAACCCGTGGTGGGATATATCGCCGGATTGACGGCACCGCCCGGCAAACGTATGGGTCATGCGGGTGCCATCGTCACCGGTGGTGTCGGAACCGCAGCCGGCAAAGTCGCGGCTATGCGCGCCGCTGGAGTCGTCATGGTCAGTTCACCTTCCGATATCGGTTTAGCCATGCGGGATTGCTTTACAAATTGATATGCAGATCGATATAGCCTTAGCTCAGCTTAATTTCAGCGTTGCTGATGTGTCTGGCAACACTGCCAAAATTATCGATGCAGCCCATCGGGCCAGACAGCAACAGGCTGACCTGATTGTCTTCCCGGAATTGTGTGTCAGTGGCTATCCACCGGAAGACTTACTGTTTCGTGCCGATTTTTTGCAGCAGATTGCTCAGGCTGTCCTGGAAATAGCCAGGCAAACTCAGGGTATCACCGTGGTGATCGGTTATCCAAAACGCCAGGATCATGGCCTGTACAACACGGCTGCGGTATTGGCGGATGGCGAAATTCAGCTTGAATATTATAAAAATGCTTTGCCTAACTATGGCGTGTTCGATGAACAGCGCTATTTCATTGCCGGCAGCGAACCAGCCCTGTTTACCTTAAACAATACCCGATTGGCCTTGACAATTTGTGAAGACATCTGGCGGGCCGGCATCATCGAGACCAACCGACAGGCTGGTGCTGAAATCATTTTGTCCCTGAATGCCTCGCCGTTTCATGCCGGTAAAGTCTATCAGCGCGAAGAAATTATTGGTCGGCAAATCAAAGAATCACAAATTCCTCTGGTTTATGTTAACCAGATCGGCGGGCAGGACGAATTAATTTTCGATGGAGCCTCATTTGTAGCAGATCGGGATGGTCGCATCGTGTTTCGCGCTGTGGAATTCGGCGAACAATTGAGCATCATCCGCTTTGTCGACAAGCAACCCCAGACAGCCGCCGTGGCCGAACATTACCAGCCGGTTATCAGCGAATATCGGGCTTTGGTACTCGGTATCCGCGACTATGTACGTAAAAACGGTTTCAAAGGGGCCATCCTGGGTTTATCCGGTGGCATAGATTCGGCACTGGTGCTGGCGTTGGCAGTCGATGCACTTGGCCCTGAGCAGGTTGAAGCCGTTTTGATGCCCTCGCGTTACACCCTGGATATGAGCAATGAAGATGCCCGATTGGAAGCCGAAGCTCTGGGGGTGCAGCATCACATCATACCTATCGAACCGGCGGTTCATGCCTTTAATGACATGTTGGCTCCGCTATTTACCGGCAGTAAACGTGATACCACCGAAGAAAATATCCAGGCTCGTTGTCGCGGCGTGCTATTGATGGCCCTGTCCAACAAACAGGGCAAGCTGCTGCTGACTACCGGCAACAAAAGCGAGATGAGTGTTGGTTACGCCACTTTATATGGTGATATGGCCGGCGGCTTTGCTCCGCTAAAAGATGTTTACAAATTATTGGTTTATCAACTGGCAGCCTATCGTAACAGCTTGTCAG
Coding sequences within it:
- the sucD gene encoding succinate--CoA ligase subunit alpha, whose amino-acid sequence is MSILIDADTRVICQGFTGKQGSFHSQQALIYGTRLVGGVTPGRGGTTHLDLPVFDTVRQVVAATQATASMIYVPPFLAADAILEAVDAGIELIVCITEGIPVLDMLKVKAAIQGSQSLLVGPNCPGVITPGQCKIGIMPGHIHTPGKIGIVSRSGTLTYEAVHQTTRQGLGQSTCVGIGGDPIRGMNFIDVLSRLQQDEQTQGIVMVGEIGGGDEERAAEFIKAHVSKPVVGYIAGLTAPPGKRMGHAGAIVTGGVGTAAGKVAAMRAAGVVMVSSPSDIGLAMRDCFTN
- a CDS encoding NAD+ synthase; this translates as MQIDIALAQLNFSVADVSGNTAKIIDAAHRARQQQADLIVFPELCVSGYPPEDLLFRADFLQQIAQAVLEIARQTQGITVVIGYPKRQDHGLYNTAAVLADGEIQLEYYKNALPNYGVFDEQRYFIAGSEPALFTLNNTRLALTICEDIWRAGIIETNRQAGAEIILSLNASPFHAGKVYQREEIIGRQIKESQIPLVYVNQIGGQDELIFDGASFVADRDGRIVFRAVEFGEQLSIIRFVDKQPQTAAVAEHYQPVISEYRALVLGIRDYVRKNGFKGAILGLSGGIDSALVLALAVDALGPEQVEAVLMPSRYTLDMSNEDARLEAEALGVQHHIIPIEPAVHAFNDMLAPLFTGSKRDTTEENIQARCRGVLLMALSNKQGKLLLTTGNKSEMSVGYATLYGDMAGGFAPLKDVYKLLVYQLAAYRNSLSEVIPPRVLTRPPSAELAPDQKDEDSLPPYAVLDPILELYVEHDYAAADIVALGYRLVDVNRAIALVDRNEYKRRQSPPGIRITPRAFGRDRRYPISSAYRGVIPV